ACCCCGGGGGCGGTGGCGAGGATCTCCCGCGCCTTGGCGACGGTGACCTCGCCCTCGAAGCGGGCGTGCAGGGTGAGGGAGTGCGCGGTGACCACCGGCACCCGTACGCAGGTCACGGCCACCGGCAGCTTCGGCAGCCCGAGGATCTTGCGGGACTCGTCCCGCACCTTCATCTCCTCCGAGGACCAACCGTCCGCGCGGAGGTCCCCGGCCCACGGCACCACGTTGAGCGCCACCGGTTCCGGGAACGGCCCGGTGTTGTCGCCCACGGCCCGCCGCACGTCACCGGGGGTGGTCCCCAGTTCCGTACCGGCGACCAGGGCGATCTGCTGGCGCAGGGTGTCCACGCCGGCCCGCCCCGCGCCGCTGACCGCCTGGTACGAGGAGGCCACCAGGGCGCGCAGCCCGAACTCGGCGTGCAGCGCGCCGAGCGCCACGATCATGGAGAGGGTCGTGCAGTTGGGGTTGGCGATGATCCCGCGCGGCCGGTTCCGGGCGGCGTGGGCATTGACCTCGGGGACGACGAGGGGCACCTCCGGGTCCATCCGGAAGGCGCCCGAGTTGTCGACCACGACCGCGCCCTTGGCCGCCGCGATCGGCGCCCAGTGCTCCGCGATCTCGTCCGGTACGTCGAACAGGGCGATGTCGACCCCGTCGAAGGCCTCCTCGGCGCCCTCGGCCAGTGCCGTCACCTCGACCTGCTCCCCGCGCACGGCCAGCTTGCGGCCGGCCGAGCGCGGGGAGGCGATCAGACGGATCTCGCCCCAGATGTCCGCGCGGTGGGACAGGATCTGGAGCATGACGGTGCCGACGGCCCCGGTCGCGCCCACGACCGCGAGCGTCGGCCTGCCGGTTCGCCCGGCATCCACGGCCATCAGCGGTCGACGCCGTGACCGATGCCGCCGTCGTCCGCGCGGGAGGAACGGACCGTCATCGTCCGGTGCCTCCGTAGACCACGGCCTCGTCGCTGTCGGAGTCGAGCCCGAAGGCGGAGTGCACGGCGCGCACGGCCTCCGGCACGTCGTCGGCGCGTGTGACCACCGAGATACGGATCTCGGAGGTCGAGATCAGCTCGATGTTCACCCCCGCGTTGGACAGCGCCTCGAAGAAGGACGCGGTGACACCCGGGTTGGTCTTCATCCCCGCGCCGACCAGGGAGATCTTGCCGATCTGGTCGTCGTAGCGCAGCGAGTCGAAGCCGATGCCGGCCTTGTTCTTCTCCAGCGCGTCGATGGCCTTGCGGCCCTCGGTCTTGGGGAGGGTGAAGGAGATGTCCGTCAGCCCGGTCGTCACGGCGGAGACGTTCTGCACCACCATGTCGATGTTGACCTCGGCGTCCGCGATGGCGCGGAAGATCGCGG
The DNA window shown above is from Streptomyces akebiae and carries:
- a CDS encoding aspartate-semialdehyde dehydrogenase, whose translation is MAVDAGRTGRPTLAVVGATGAVGTVMLQILSHRADIWGEIRLIASPRSAGRKLAVRGEQVEVTALAEGAEEAFDGVDIALFDVPDEIAEHWAPIAAAKGAVVVDNSGAFRMDPEVPLVVPEVNAHAARNRPRGIIANPNCTTLSMIVALGALHAEFGLRALVASSYQAVSGAGRAGVDTLRQQIALVAGTELGTTPGDVRRAVGDNTGPFPEPVALNVVPWAGDLRADGWSSEEMKVRDESRKILGLPKLPVAVTCVRVPVVTAHSLTLHARFEGEVTVAKAREILATAPGVVLFDDPGAGEFPTPADVVGTDPTWVGRLRRALDDPTALELFVCGDNLRKGSALNAVQVAELVVRGA